In the Candidatus Bathyarchaeia archaeon genome, CCGAGGTCCTATACCTGATGGGCGTTAGACCCGTCTGGGAACCCTCCAATGGCCGTGTTGTCGGAGTTGAAGCCATTCCACTGGAGGAGCTAAAACGTCCCCGAATTGATGTTACCGCCCGTATTAGTGGGCTGTTCAGGGACACTTTCCCCAATATTGTTCACCTGATTGATGAGGCGGTGGCTTTAGTTGCTGGTCTTAAAGAGCCTTTGGATAAAAACTACGTGCGAAAACATGTAGAAAAAGAGGTCACTGAACGGGTGGCTCAAGGATGTGATGCTGAAACAGCCCGCGAAGAAGCGCACTATCGAGTTTTCGGCGACCGTCCTGGCACTTATGGTTGCGGGGTCAGTGAACTGGTTAGTTCTCAAAACTGGGAGACCCAAAAGGATTTGAGCGATATCTACATCGCTTGGGGCAGCTACGCCTACAGCAGAAAAGTCTATGGTCAATCGGTCCCTGAACGGTTCAAGCTCCGCCTCATCCAGATTCAGGCTACCGTCAAGAACCAAGATTCACGCGAATACGACATACTTGACTGTGACGACTGGTACGATGTCCATGGCGGCATGATTGTTTCAGTAAAAACATTGAGCGGTAAGGCTCCACGGTCTTATTGTGGTGACAGTTCGGATCCTGACCGCGTGAAAGTCAGAAGCACCGCTGAAGAAACCTGCCACGTTTTCCGTACCCGCCTCCTCAATCCTAAGTATATCAGCAGCATGGTACGTCACGGCTATGCGGGGGCTGGTGACCTCTCGAAAACAATTGATGACGTTTTGGGTTGGGATGCTACGGTTGAGGTTGTGGAGGATTGGATGTGGGAGGGTTTGGCGAACAAGTATGCTTTAGACCCGAAGATGCAGCAGTGGCTAAGGGAAGTGAATCCTTACGCGTTGCAGAACATGACTGAACGCCTTTTGGAGGCAATTGAGCGTGGGTTATGGCAAGCGTCGGATGAGATGAAGGCGAAGCTGCAGCAGCTTTACTTGCAGGTTGAAGGGTGGCTCGAAGGCGAAACTGAAAAAAGGTAACCTGGAGCTGAAATGCGTCTTGAAGACATTAAGTAAAGCGGACTTAATTCCAGTAGGTTTTTCTCCTTTTGTTGTTCAAGAAAAGTTCCTTTTGACCTACTTGGGCGGAGTTGAACAAAATTAAACCGGCATTACTTGTAATTGACGCGCAAAACGGTTGGCTGGAGCTTTCTGCGGGTTTGAAGAAGTCAGTGGATGAGCATGTTGTTAATATGAGTAATGCGATTTCGATATTTCGCATGGCGGGGGCACCGATAATTTTCACCTATCACGCCTACGAGGACAGGGGAATTGTTGCAGGAACCAAAGCATTCGAGCTTTTCTCTGCAGTCGAAGCCAAGACAAACGACGATGTGGTGGTGAAGACCCATCAGAACGCATTTAACAAGACTGAACTCGAAAGCTTGATTCGAGATAAGGGATGTGACACCGTGATTCTTGTTGGACTTAGCGCCCTGCACTGTGTGATAGCCACATATTTTGGCGCGTATGACCACAATCTTGCTCCTTATCTTGCGCGGGGCGCAGTGGCTGCACCTGACGAGGAGTCAGTTCAGATAGCGGAAAAAATCTGTGACACCTTGAGTCTGCGGGCGATAGCGCAAATTTTGAATCAGGACCCAAAAATTATGCGAATGGGCTAAAACCCTTTTTACATCTGAAAAGGAAGTGGTTTGGTTCTTGTCTGCTCGTTATGGTGTGTTCTTTTTCTGAATCCTTCTTTATTTAACTTTGAGTCAATTCCTGTTAACCTATTGTTTCTATAATCAAGCATTCGGCGAAAAATGGATTTCAACAAATTGCCCTTGTCAATATGTGACTTTATTTCTGCCGGCTTTGAGAATTTTTGCCCTCCTGATGTTAGCGCTCTACGGTTTTGGTATAATGGTCTAAGTGTACGCTTGCTTTTAAAAGAGGGGTGGGTTGTCTACGAGGTTATGTACTGCGTCCTGTTGATTCTTTCTCCTATAACCTGCCCCTTAACGGTGCTTCTCACATTAGCCCAACAGGCAAGTGCCATCTTTCCTATCGCGCCTGCCATGATTGGAATGTGAACCTGCCTGATGCCCAACAATCAACCCGAAGTTGCGAGTAATGTCTTTTTGCACCTTTTGGTTTTGGCTGGGCTGTGGATTCTTTTCAAGGTCTTGCGTTCAACTTGATGGATAAATACATGCTAAGTTGGGATTGCTTGAAAAATTCTAGCCAACAAAAACGCTGCTGAGCGTCAATTTGCCTTCTTTCCATGTCTCTGTCGAAATGGATGCAGCTGTTGCTTGTGCAACGATTTGCCTGAATGTTCTCCTGACCTTTTTCCTTTAACCTCTACCTTTTTCATGTTTCCCTCGAAGCTATTTGGGATTTGCTATCGAAGCGGCACCTGAAAGAAGGAAGGAAAGTATCCCAAAAGTGTCGGTAACCCTGCGTTTAGGGGTCGCATGTGTAACATCTTTTTGTTTGTGCACAGATTACTCCGCCGCAGGTGGGGCATTTCCATTTTTCTTCCTCGCTCTTCAGAAATTCCTCCATTCCGTTGGCTTTGATGTATGTGAAACTTTCGATTAAGCTTGTTCCATATTTTTGGCTGTAGTATTTGTCAATTTTTTTTAGTTCTGTACATGGAAAATCTTGGCATTCAAAGCAGTATTCAATTTTTTCTCTGGTTGCTTGGTTTTTGCAGTGTTTCTTAAAGAATGTGCATGTGTCTTGTCTTGTTTGGCAGCCGCCGCAGGGGTCGGTCTTTTCGCCATTTAGTTTATAGCCGAAGAAGCCTACGCATGTTCGGCAATTTATTCCGCATTTAGCAAATAGTGATGCTTCCCTTTTTGTATTCATTTTACATGCTGTCCTTGGCTGTTTCTTTGCTTAACTTTGAGTTAACTTTGCTTTAACTAATGTTTATATGTTTGGATGGATAATCCATCCGATTGACGTGGAGGAATTAAACTTAAGAAAACACGGTAACATCAACGCTTACCATGATGAAGCGGACGTTACCCCATACAGTTTCCAAATTCAAAAACAGCCTCCACCTAACAGCATCAGGAAGCTTCTGCTGTTGAAGAGGTTTTGTGTTCCCTTGACTTTATTTTCTGTCACAACAACCCCGCTTGGTCCTGATGATAATTGTTCCCTTCGCCTTTCTTCAACGTTGACCCCTGATTGCTGCCTTAAATCTGAGCTTATAAATGGAGCGAATAACCTTTGAAAGTTGCCTTTGTAATCCTTTCCCACGAAATAGAAACTGTAACCTTAGCAGTTAAAGCCATACAAAAAGAAAAAGGCTTAACCATCAACATTTGTCCACGAACGGCAGAGGAATTAGCGGACCCAACCTGTTTAGAAGATTTCATCCAGTTTGCTCAAGGCTCCCATGTGTTGGTTATGCATTTAATGGGCGGCAAGAAGGGCTTTGCTGGCTTTGACCGCGTCGTATCCACCATGCGTGATATGCGCATTCCTGTTTTTGCTTCAGATGTACAAAATGACCCCGAAGTTGTGACGGCGTCAACCCTGGACAAAGCCGACTACCAAAAGATTTACAAGTACATTGCCTACGGCGGACTGAAAAACTATGAGAACTTGTTGCTTTTTTTGGCAAATCGCTTTACATGTGGCACATACGAAATCAATCCACCCAAGCAGATGCCGCTTGAGGGCATCTATCATCCTCAACTAGGTCAAGTTTTAACGTTAACTGAATACATGGAAAAGAAGTATTCGCCTGAAAAACCCACGGTTGGTGTTCTTTTCCATCATGACCCTGTGAAAAGTGGCGATGTGACCCTTGCAAACAGCCTGATTGACTCGATTGAGCGTCAGGGGGCGAATGCTATTTTGCTGTTCTTTTCTGTCAATAACGTTGCAGCCAAGAACTTGCGTTGGGTTGTCAACAACTTTTTTATGCTGGATGGAAAGCCTCTGGTTGATGTTGTCATCAGTACACTGGCGCATTCTTTAGCGGCGTTTATGCCCAGTTCTGAACCTGTAGATAACTTGTTTAAGGAGTTGGGTGTGCCTGTCCTGAAAGCGATTGCGACCTACAACACTTTTGAAGAGTGGCGTGACAGTTTGCTGGGGCTAAACTTCAGTGAAGTTGCTTGGAATGTGGCTATGCCTGAATTTGACGGCATGATAATAACCGTCCCGATTGCTGCCCGATGGATATCTGAGACGGACCCGATGACAGGTGCAAAAATAACCTCGTATAAGCCTATTCCTGAACGTCTTGACAAAATGGTTCGGTTAAGCATAAACTGGGCCAAGCTAAGGCACATTCCCAACGGGGAAAAGAAAGTTGCCTTAATTTTCCATAATTATCCTCCACGAAATGACCACATCGGAAGTGCTGCTGGCCTTGACTCTGCTGCTTCGGCGATAAACCTGCTGAGGACTCTGCAGGAAAACGGTTACAAACTGGATTATATTCCTGAAAACGGGCAGAAACTGATGGAAGCCGTTCTTGACGGGTTAACTAATGACCAGCGGTGGTCAAGCCCTGATGAACTTGCACAGAAAGCGGTCGCCAAAATCTCCAATGCACAGTATCTTCAATGGTTAAACGAGTTGCCCGTTGATGTTAAAGAAAAACTGGCAAAGCATTGGGGGCAGCCTCCTGGCAAACTCTTCAACTACAAAGGCGACCTGCTGGTTCCAGGTATCATGAACGGCAACTTATTCATCGGGCTCCAGCCTCCTCGAGGCTACACAACTGACCCCGCGTCTATTTACCACAGTCCAGACCTGCCTATCCCATATCACTATCATGGCTATTACCGGTGGATTCGGGATGTGTTTAAAGCTGACGTTATCATCCATTTCGGTAAGCATGGAACCATGGAGTGGACGCCTGGGAAATCTGTTGGGTTATCGGCTTCATGTTTTCCTGACATAATAATCTCTGATTTGCCCAACGTGTACCCCTACCTCATCGATGACCCCGGAGAAGGAACAGGAGCAAAGAGGCGCAGCTACGCTTGCCTTGTTGACTATTTGATTCCTGTGATGCATAACGCGGATTCCTACGAGGATCTAGCGAAAATCTGCGTGCAGTTAAAAGAATACTATCGTGCTAAAACTTCTGACCCCGGAAAACTCAAAATCCTGCAGAAGCTGATTTGGGATACAGTAGTCAACGCTAACCTTAACAGCGACCTTAACGTTACGCAGGAAGATGCCTTTGCTGGGTTTGACGCGTTTTTAGAGCGGCTACATGCTTACCTGAATGAACTGTCAGATACTCAGATTCGAGATGGACTTCACATCATGGGTGAACCACCAACTGGTTTTCCGCTGGAGGAGTTCTTGGTTGCATTGACCCGATTGAACAACGGAAATGTGCCTTCTCTGCGTGAGTCTCTGGCTGCGTTGAAAGGTTATGATTATGAAGCGTTGCTGGCGAATCGCGGTTTATTGCGTCCTGAAGGGAGAACCAACGGCGACGTAATTGATGAGTTAACTGCCCTTGCCCTTGAACTGATCCAACAATTTCACGCCTTAGCCTTCAAAGAAGAATGCATTGACGAGTTAATGCAGGAAGTGCTTGGTTCACGTCAGGCACAAGTTAGACAGTGCTTGACGTACATCTCGACTTTTCTTGTACCTGCATTAGCTGCCACCACTAACGAATTAACCAACACCTTAGGCTCCTGTAGTGGAACTTATGTTCCAACGGGGCCATCGGGGGCTCCTACGCGTGGCATGGCTGACATTTTGCCGACGGGACGAAACTTTTACTCCATCGACCCTCGTTGTGTTCCTTCCGTTGCTGCTTGGAAAGTCGGCATAGATTTGGGCGATTCCTTACTTAAACGGTACATGGAAGAAGAAGGAAAGTACCCTGAGACTGTTGCTATTGTTGTTTGGGCAACTGACTGCATGAGAACCAACGGGGATGACGTCGCTGAAATCTTGTACTTGATGGGTATTAAGCCAGTGTGGGAAGCATCCAGTGGACGGGTGACGGGCTTGGAGCCGATTCCTTTGGAAACGTTAAGGCGCCCACGCATTGACGTTACGGTTCGAATAAGCGGTTTGTTTCGTGATAATTTTCCTAACATTGTGCATCTTATTGATGAGGCAGTGGCTATGGTCGCTGATCTCAAAGAAACTTCCGATAAAAACTACATCCGAAAGCATGTTGAAAAAGAGGTTGCTGAACGTATAGCCCAAGGCGTTAGTCCTACGGAAGCTCGAGAAGAGGTTTGCTACCGAATTTTCGGCGACATACCTGGCGGTTACGGTTCAGGCGTAAACGAGGCAATTGATTCGAAAAACTGGAAGGACCAAAACGATTTAGCCGATATCTACATCACGTGGGGCTGTTACGTTTACGGTAGGAAACACTTTGGGTTAACGGCGCCCGAGTTGTTTAGGCGTCGGCTGGGGCAGGTTCAGTTAACGGTGAAGAACTGGGACACCCGCGAATATGATACTCTGCAAATAGACGACAGCTACTCCTACCATGCAGGCATGGATGTTGCCATTAAAACAATTACAGGAAAGGCTCCCCACTCATATTACGGTGACAGCACCGACCCCAAACGGGTTAAAATCAGAAGCACAGCCGAGGAAATAAAATACTGCTTTAGGGCTCGCCTTGTTAACCCGAAATGGATTGAAAGTCTAAAGAAGCATGGTTACCATGGTGCCGCGGAGTTTTCTCGGCAAATGGATTACGTGTTGGGTTGGGACGCAACCGAGGAAGTTATCGAGGACTGGATGTATGAGGATTTGGCGGAAAAGTTTGTTCTTGACAAGGCAATGCAGGACTGGTTAAAGGACGTTAACCCATTTGCCCTGCAGAACATGGCGGAGCGACTGCTGGAAGCTATCGAACGCGACATGTGGCAGGCAACCGAGGAGATGAAGAAGCAACTTCAAGATGTCTACTTGGACATTGAGGGGGTTCTGGAAGGAACAACTGAAAAAAAGGGTAAGTGAGGACAACTGCGTTTTGAAGGCGAGAAATGACTCGTATATTTTCAACGTTATTTATGTTGTGAAAATCTGTAGAACAGTAACCAATACCTCAATAAAGTACGGTGGTTAAGTGAATTTCCCGTGTATACGAAAAATATAAAAAATCAATGTGATAGTGTTGAGTGGGAGAGAGGTCTCTTGGACAAGAAAAACGAGCAGAAACTGCAGCTTTTGTTAACTTTGATAAAAGGTGCCCGAAGAAGTGACAAGGAGTTGTCCAAACTCACTGGGAACACCCGTGCCACCGTGACTCGCCGACGAAGGCAGTTGGAGGCTGAAGGCTACATCCGAGAGTATACAGTTTTGCCTGAATTCACAAAAATTGGCTACAACATCTTGGCTTTCACCTTCCTAACCTTGAAGGTCTTACCAAAAGGCGAACGCGGGGGAAAACTGCTTGATGAGTGGTTTGAAAGGCACCCCTTTATACTATTTGCTGCGGGTGGCGAAGGTCTAGCCACAAATACCATTATGTCGTTGCATAGGGACTACACAGACTTTTCTGAATACATCAGCACTTTGAGAGAGGACACACAGGACTTCTACGAAAACTTACAGTTCTTTATAGTGGACTTAGCTAGGAAAGAAAGCATCTTGGAGCCTTTTTCTTTAGCACGACTCGACCCCAAAGCCGATATTTCCCAGAAAGACTACCGTCTGTTCACATCCAAAAAAGCTAAACCTTTAGGGAAAGAGCAACCAAAAAAAATGGCCACTAACCTTAAAAGTTCAAATCAACCCGCCTATGGCTAATGTTGGAAAAGTTACAGACAACCTCTTTACTCAATTAGCTATAAATGCGCATTTTTTTGCTTTGTTCTCATAAGTCCTGCTTTTATTTGTTGAAACAGTGTTTTTTGCAAATTTTTTCCTGAAAAACGGAGTGAACTTCAACGTGTACTTTTTGTACAAAAAATCATGAAAATATGCGCAATTTTTGTAGAAAAATGAGTGAAAAAGGCTGTTGGGGTCAGAACACGGTTTTTTTCCTATGCACATCGTTAAATGTTCTGAATTTAAAATCATGTCAAAAATCAAGCAAAGCATAGGAGAATTAATGGTGAGAAAAAAATGACTCAAAAATATTTGAAACCTTTTGTAGTTACTCTGACTCTGATGCTGATGGTGATGCTCGCAGTTTCAATGATTGCGCCAGCCCAAGCCTCTAGCCAAAACAGTGACTCTGCGACGTACTCGTGGCTTCAAACTCCGACGGCGTTCTCTGGTCAGATGACACATGGACCTGGTGAAACACAGTATCCCTGGAGTTATGTCGGGTGCGACCTAGCCGCTACAGGCTATACGCCAAGTTCTGGTCCTCAATCGTCGCACTTATTATGGAAAACAGCCACTGGAACTTCTAATGCGCCTTTTTCCTTTGCAGTAAATGATGGCATGGTTTTCTCAAGAAGCGTGTTTGATGGTGTCCTTTTTGCTCTAGACGCAGAGACTGGTGAATTCGTATGGCAAACCCAAGTAGGTCGAGCTAAGAGTCCCGAAGCTGTAATCTATCATGATGGCCACATATACACTGATGCTGAAAATTACAGCCTTGTTCGCGTAGATGCCGCCACTGGTGCCCTGAATTGGAAGTACTGCTTCCCTCCAGAGCTTGTCTTAGCCACCGATAATAACACGGAGTACCGCGTCAACATGCCCCTCGTTTGCGGCAACGACATAATCTATGTCGGAGTTGGAGATACTCTGTTTTGCCTACAAGACCAATACGACCATTGCTGCTGGGCAGATATGATTGAGCCCTTCGAAAACGTAAAGGTACTCTGGACCTACACTTTGACTGAACAATCTTCTTGCGGCTGGGGCGGTTTCCACAGTCCTATAATATCTGGTGACAAACTCTACAATGCTGCCTTTACTGGAGAGGTATTCTGCTTCAATGCTACCACTGGAGATATAATCTGGAAATCTAATGTTCCTGAAACTCCTATTATGAGGTTAGAGCAGATGAGTCTATCAGATGGCCTTGTCGTTGTAGCTTCATCTGATCGTCTATTCTGCTTTAATGCAGAAACAGGCGCAGTAGAATGGGAGGCATTGAATGGAACATTCCCATCGTCACCATCAATCCATGATGGAAAGGTCTTTGTTTATGACGTTCCCGGGAAGTTCTGCTGCTTAGACTTAAAGACCGGCGCCGACATCTGGCAATTCACACCGAAAAATAACTCCGCCTCTTACTATTACCCCACAATCGCTGATGGCAACGTCTACATAACCGCCTCGTCAGCCGGCATAGTTGACGGTGCACCTACCTATTATTGCTGGGTTCAATGCTTAGATGAGCAAACAGGAACACTGAAGTGGGAAGCCCAACTGGACCCTGGTCCTTATAAGAAGGGATACGGAGCATGTGTTGGCGCTACATCCGTCGCAGACGGCAACTGGTACATACACAACGGCGCTAATGGCTACATGTACTGTTTCGGTGCGGGACCAACTGAAATTTCGTTATCCGTTACTGCTTCATCTCTAGACCTTGGAAGAAACAGCATCCTTTACGGGCGCCTCTTAGATCAGTCTCCTGCTAGTCCAGATGCCCCCGTTGTTGGTGCCTCCGTAGACTTGTATGCAGGTACAACAAAAATTGCTACCGTTACCACAGACGATGACGGTATGTTCTCTACTGCTTGGACTCCATCCACTGAAGGCGTGTACGACCTCTACGCTTGCTTCACTGGAAACAACTCATATGAAGCATCAAATAGCGACACAACCCTAATTCAAGTTGGGCCAACAGCTCAACCCAGTATCTCAACACCATCACCAACGCAGCAAACAAGTTCGCCCTCTCCAAGCGTAGCTCCTCCGCCAACCAGTGACACGCCAACAACCACCTACATCGCAATCACAGCAGCAGTCGTCGTCATTATCGCGGTTGCAGCAGCAGTCCTGCTGAGAAGACGCAATCAAGGCAATTAAAAAATGAACTTTCTTCCTTTCCCTTCTTTTCTTTTTTTGAGTACGTGTCAAACCTCCAGAAGCCCATAAATTAAGAGGTGTTTGAAATGCTTGGTAGTTACGCATTAAAAGAAATCAAGCGGCGTAAGCTTCGCAGTACTGCTTCCGTAATGGGTTATGTGATTGCAGTTGCCTTTTTGATAATACTGGTCACGTTTGCTCAAAGCTACAATGTTGAGGCTACCGCACAGTTAAATCAAGTCGGGACTCATTTCGTGGTTTACACTCCTGATTCAATCATCTGTCCCTGCTCTCTTATAGCAGAAGTGGGGCCTTTCTTCAAGTCCACATACACATCCACTTTTGGCTCGGGTATAGTCGACACAGTGGCTGCTTTGCCGGGAGTTGCTGATGCTGCACCTTGTTTGATGTTTAGACTTGGCAATCTCACCATCTGTGGAGTAGACTATGATTCTTTAGCAACACAAGCCAACGTTGTAGCTC is a window encoding:
- a CDS encoding cysteine hydrolase family protein, which produces MNKIKPALLVIDAQNGWLELSAGLKKSVDEHVVNMSNAISIFRMAGAPIIFTYHAYEDRGIVAGTKAFELFSAVEAKTNDDVVVKTHQNAFNKTELESLIRDKGCDTVILVGLSALHCVIATYFGAYDHNLAPYLARGAVAAPDEESVQIAEKICDTLSLRAIAQILNQDPKIMRMG
- a CDS encoding winged helix-turn-helix transcriptional regulator, which produces MDKKNEQKLQLLLTLIKGARRSDKELSKLTGNTRATVTRRRRQLEAEGYIREYTVLPEFTKIGYNILAFTFLTLKVLPKGERGGKLLDEWFERHPFILFAAGGEGLATNTIMSLHRDYTDFSEYISTLREDTQDFYENLQFFIVDLARKESILEPFSLARLDPKADISQKDYRLFTSKKAKPLGKEQPKKMATNLKSSNQPAYG
- a CDS encoding PQQ-binding-like beta-propeller repeat protein; translation: MTQKYLKPFVVTLTLMLMVMLAVSMIAPAQASSQNSDSATYSWLQTPTAFSGQMTHGPGETQYPWSYVGCDLAATGYTPSSGPQSSHLLWKTATGTSNAPFSFAVNDGMVFSRSVFDGVLFALDAETGEFVWQTQVGRAKSPEAVIYHDGHIYTDAENYSLVRVDAATGALNWKYCFPPELVLATDNNTEYRVNMPLVCGNDIIYVGVGDTLFCLQDQYDHCCWADMIEPFENVKVLWTYTLTEQSSCGWGGFHSPIISGDKLYNAAFTGEVFCFNATTGDIIWKSNVPETPIMRLEQMSLSDGLVVVASSDRLFCFNAETGAVEWEALNGTFPSSPSIHDGKVFVYDVPGKFCCLDLKTGADIWQFTPKNNSASYYYPTIADGNVYITASSAGIVDGAPTYYCWVQCLDEQTGTLKWEAQLDPGPYKKGYGACVGATSVADGNWYIHNGANGYMYCFGAGPTEISLSVTASSLDLGRNSILYGRLLDQSPASPDAPVVGASVDLYAGTTKIATVTTDDDGMFSTAWTPSTEGVYDLYACFTGNNSYEASNSDTTLIQVGPTAQPSISTPSPTQQTSSPSPSVAPPPTSDTPTTTYIAITAAVVVIIAVAAAVLLRRRNQGN
- the cobN gene encoding cobaltochelatase subunit CobN: MKVAFVILSHEIETVTLAVKAIQKEKGLTINICPRTAEELADPTCLEDFIQFAQGSHVLVMHLMGGKKGFAGFDRVVSTMRDMRIPVFASDVQNDPEVVTASTLDKADYQKIYKYIAYGGLKNYENLLLFLANRFTCGTYEINPPKQMPLEGIYHPQLGQVLTLTEYMEKKYSPEKPTVGVLFHHDPVKSGDVTLANSLIDSIERQGANAILLFFSVNNVAAKNLRWVVNNFFMLDGKPLVDVVISTLAHSLAAFMPSSEPVDNLFKELGVPVLKAIATYNTFEEWRDSLLGLNFSEVAWNVAMPEFDGMIITVPIAARWISETDPMTGAKITSYKPIPERLDKMVRLSINWAKLRHIPNGEKKVALIFHNYPPRNDHIGSAAGLDSAASAINLLRTLQENGYKLDYIPENGQKLMEAVLDGLTNDQRWSSPDELAQKAVAKISNAQYLQWLNELPVDVKEKLAKHWGQPPGKLFNYKGDLLVPGIMNGNLFIGLQPPRGYTTDPASIYHSPDLPIPYHYHGYYRWIRDVFKADVIIHFGKHGTMEWTPGKSVGLSASCFPDIIISDLPNVYPYLIDDPGEGTGAKRRSYACLVDYLIPVMHNADSYEDLAKICVQLKEYYRAKTSDPGKLKILQKLIWDTVVNANLNSDLNVTQEDAFAGFDAFLERLHAYLNELSDTQIRDGLHIMGEPPTGFPLEEFLVALTRLNNGNVPSLRESLAALKGYDYEALLANRGLLRPEGRTNGDVIDELTALALELIQQFHALAFKEECIDELMQEVLGSRQAQVRQCLTYISTFLVPALAATTNELTNTLGSCSGTYVPTGPSGAPTRGMADILPTGRNFYSIDPRCVPSVAAWKVGIDLGDSLLKRYMEEEGKYPETVAIVVWATDCMRTNGDDVAEILYLMGIKPVWEASSGRVTGLEPIPLETLRRPRIDVTVRISGLFRDNFPNIVHLIDEAVAMVADLKETSDKNYIRKHVEKEVAERIAQGVSPTEAREEVCYRIFGDIPGGYGSGVNEAIDSKNWKDQNDLADIYITWGCYVYGRKHFGLTAPELFRRRLGQVQLTVKNWDTREYDTLQIDDSYSYHAGMDVAIKTITGKAPHSYYGDSTDPKRVKIRSTAEEIKYCFRARLVNPKWIESLKKHGYHGAAEFSRQMDYVLGWDATEEVIEDWMYEDLAEKFVLDKAMQDWLKDVNPFALQNMAERLLEAIERDMWQATEEMKKQLQDVYLDIEGVLEGTTEKKGK
- a CDS encoding DUF3795 domain-containing protein, yielding MNTKREASLFAKCGINCRTCVGFFGYKLNGEKTDPCGGCQTRQDTCTFFKKHCKNQATREKIEYCFECQDFPCTELKKIDKYYSQKYGTSLIESFTYIKANGMEEFLKSEEEKWKCPTCGGVICAQTKRCYTCDP